From one Desulfatirhabdium butyrativorans DSM 18734 genomic stretch:
- a CDS encoding electron transfer flavoprotein subunit alpha/FixB family protein, with translation MPNTILAIGEVSQGSLRKVSIEAISEARRIADHIGGSLQVLILGENLDAAAAKAAEYGADTLILADDPRLALYLPDIWSGVAADVIQTNTPQYVLIGSTTTGRDLAACLSAMLDAPLAMDCVGSRWEGDTLVITRPMYGGKVLADVTLEGSPRIIVNRANFFPAVPKKTDASLIRYEGVIPESQLTIADVQREASARPELTEADIVVSGGRGMGGADFSVIEKLADLLGAAVGASRSAVDEGWRPVSDQVGQTGKVVSPNLYIACGISGAIQHFAGMQTSKVIVAINKDPEAPIFTKADYGVVGDLFEVVPAMIEQITRLKSAQ, from the coding sequence ATGCCCAACACGATTTTGGCCATTGGAGAAGTGTCCCAGGGAAGTCTTCGAAAAGTCAGCATCGAAGCGATCAGCGAGGCAAGACGTATCGCCGATCATATCGGCGGGAGCCTGCAGGTGCTCATCCTGGGGGAAAATCTCGATGCTGCTGCAGCCAAGGCAGCGGAATATGGCGCCGATACGCTGATTCTGGCGGACGATCCAAGGCTGGCGCTGTATCTGCCCGACATCTGGAGCGGCGTTGCCGCAGACGTGATCCAGACGAACACGCCCCAATACGTTCTTATCGGATCGACGACAACCGGTCGTGACCTGGCGGCATGTCTTTCCGCCATGCTCGATGCCCCGCTGGCCATGGACTGTGTGGGAAGCCGATGGGAAGGGGATACGCTCGTCATCACCCGGCCCATGTACGGCGGCAAGGTGCTCGCCGATGTCACTCTGGAGGGTAGCCCCCGTATCATCGTCAACCGGGCCAACTTCTTCCCGGCCGTCCCGAAGAAAACCGATGCCAGCCTGATCCGTTACGAAGGCGTCATTCCGGAATCGCAGCTTACCATCGCCGATGTGCAGCGGGAAGCTTCCGCAAGACCTGAGCTGACCGAGGCGGACATCGTGGTTTCGGGCGGGAGGGGGATGGGCGGAGCCGATTTCAGCGTGATCGAAAAACTGGCGGACCTGCTGGGAGCGGCGGTCGGCGCCTCCCGATCGGCTGTCGATGAAGGCTGGCGTCCCGTATCCGATCAGGTGGGGCAGACCGGCAAAGTCGTTTCTCCCAATCTCTACATCGCCTGCGGCATTTCAGGGGCCATCCAGCATTTTGCCGGGATGCAGACATCGAAGGTCATCGTCGCCATCAACAAGGATCCGGAAGCGCCCATTTTCACAAAGGCCGATTACGGCGTTGTCGGTGACCTGTTTGAAGTCGTTCCGGCAATGATCGAGCAGATCACCCGGTTGAAATCGGCCCAATGA
- a CDS encoding electron transfer flavoprotein-ubiquinone oxidoreductase: protein MTLERETIPFDVLFVGAGPACLAGAIRLKQLADEKSMELEIAVIEKGSEVGAHAVSGAIFDPCALQALMPDFLEKGFPFEAVVRGDALYYLTADKAIAAPILPRYLHNQGFYVVSLSRLSRWMGALAEEAGINVFCGFAGKEVLYSEDGTRVIGVRTGDKGLDKDGLPKANFEPGADLTANVTVFGEGARGSLYPDVARRMRLEDHRMPQVYETGIKEVIELPETGAFPSDGPNVMHFLGYPLGPFRAGGGFLYDMGENRIGIGYLTALGYEDARIDPYGMFLRFKSHPFIRSRISSGKVIEQGARTVSVGGFHTIPKLVMNGGLIVGASAGIHDVLGLKGIHAAMYSGIWAAEAIFQALQSGDTSEAGLSAYPKVFETSKLHAAIFEGRNTTAALAKTNPVRYLFLGAQYVTGGKGLRDPMWLHADAETLKPISEAEQAPGDPSAQPDGVWMVDKLTGVYLSRTHHREDQPSHLIIHDSKLCITTCLERYGNPCTRFCPGQVYEYHEHPETGAREIKLNPSNCLHCKTCDIKDPFGNITWTCPEGGEGPEYRMV, encoded by the coding sequence ATGACCCTCGAGCGAGAAACGATCCCTTTCGATGTCCTTTTTGTCGGCGCGGGGCCTGCCTGCCTGGCCGGTGCCATCCGCCTGAAGCAACTGGCCGATGAAAAGTCAATGGAACTCGAAATTGCCGTCATCGAAAAAGGTTCCGAAGTCGGCGCCCATGCCGTGAGCGGCGCCATTTTCGATCCATGCGCCCTCCAAGCGCTGATGCCGGATTTCCTTGAAAAAGGCTTTCCCTTCGAAGCCGTTGTCCGGGGAGACGCCCTGTACTACCTGACGGCGGACAAAGCCATTGCTGCGCCCATCCTGCCGCGGTATCTGCATAATCAAGGCTTCTATGTGGTCAGCCTCTCCAGGCTCAGCCGCTGGATGGGGGCGCTGGCCGAAGAGGCCGGGATTAACGTTTTTTGCGGTTTTGCCGGGAAGGAGGTTCTGTACAGCGAAGACGGAACCCGGGTCATCGGGGTTCGGACAGGGGACAAGGGGCTGGACAAGGATGGGTTGCCCAAAGCCAATTTCGAGCCGGGCGCGGATCTGACGGCGAATGTCACGGTATTCGGAGAAGGGGCCAGGGGCAGTTTGTACCCGGATGTGGCCCGCCGCATGCGTCTGGAAGACCACCGGATGCCCCAGGTCTATGAAACCGGCATCAAGGAGGTCATCGAACTCCCCGAAACAGGGGCTTTCCCCTCCGATGGGCCGAACGTGATGCATTTTCTGGGCTATCCCCTCGGGCCGTTCCGTGCAGGCGGAGGCTTTCTGTATGACATGGGCGAAAACCGCATCGGCATCGGCTATCTGACGGCGCTTGGCTATGAAGACGCCCGGATCGACCCCTATGGGATGTTCTTGCGGTTCAAGAGTCATCCGTTCATCCGCAGCCGAATTTCCAGCGGCAAGGTGATCGAGCAGGGGGCGCGTACGGTTTCGGTCGGCGGTTTCCATACCATCCCCAAGCTCGTGATGAATGGCGGGCTTATCGTCGGCGCAAGCGCAGGCATCCACGACGTGCTGGGCTTGAAGGGCATCCATGCGGCCATGTATTCCGGGATATGGGCTGCAGAGGCCATTTTCCAGGCCCTGCAATCCGGGGACACGAGCGAAGCCGGGCTTTCCGCCTACCCCAAAGTCTTCGAAACCAGCAAGCTGCATGCAGCCATCTTCGAGGGCAGAAACACCACGGCAGCCCTGGCCAAAACCAATCCCGTCCGCTACCTGTTTCTGGGCGCCCAATATGTTACCGGCGGGAAAGGCCTTCGGGATCCGATGTGGCTGCATGCGGATGCCGAAACGCTGAAGCCGATTTCAGAAGCGGAACAGGCCCCGGGCGATCCGTCGGCGCAACCGGATGGGGTATGGATGGTTGACAAACTGACGGGTGTCTATCTTTCCAGAACCCATCACCGGGAGGATCAGCCATCCCATTTGATCATCCATGACAGCAAGCTGTGCATCACCACCTGTCTCGAACGGTACGGCAACCCCTGTACCCGGTTCTGCCCCGGCCAGGTTTACGAATACCACGAACATCCGGAAACGGGCGCCCGGGAAATCAAGCTCAATCCATCCAATTGCCTGCACTGCAAGACCTGCGACATCAAGGATCCTTTCGGAAACATCACCTGGACATGCCCCGAAGGCGGGGAAGGCCCGGAATATCGGATGGTGTAG
- the epmA gene encoding EF-P lysine aminoacylase EpmA gives MPSAFRQTTIRPWLDIRCRMIRAIRHFFEEAGYLEMETPIRIPAPAPETHIDCFASESWFLHASPELCMKRMLAAGYERIFQICRVLRKGERGARHLPEFTLLEWYTAGQDYRHMMAQCEALILSVAETLFAGASLNYQGRVIDLSPPWDRLTVGEAFVRHTPVTMEAALAEGRFDEWMGFSIEPNLGWERPVFLCDYPAACGSLARKSPSNPDVVERFELYIAGVELCNAFSELCDPAEQRRRFLEEQAARLRLGKTVYPMPESFLNALSAMPPATGNALGIDRLAMLLADRTTIDDVSAFVPEEA, from the coding sequence TTGCCATCTGCCTTCCGCCAAACGACAATCCGTCCCTGGCTCGATATCCGGTGCCGGATGATCCGGGCCATCCGGCATTTTTTCGAGGAAGCCGGATATCTCGAAATGGAAACCCCGATCCGGATTCCAGCTCCTGCACCTGAAACCCACATCGATTGCTTTGCCTCCGAATCCTGGTTTTTGCACGCCTCACCGGAGCTGTGCATGAAGCGCATGCTGGCTGCAGGGTATGAGCGTATTTTCCAGATTTGCCGGGTGCTGCGGAAAGGCGAGCGGGGCGCAAGGCATTTGCCGGAGTTCACCCTGCTTGAATGGTACACGGCAGGCCAGGACTACCGCCACATGATGGCGCAGTGTGAAGCCCTGATCCTTTCGGTGGCCGAAACCCTGTTTGCCGGGGCATCTCTGAACTACCAGGGCCGGGTGATCGATTTGAGCCCGCCGTGGGATCGCTTGACGGTTGGCGAGGCGTTTGTGCGCCATACCCCGGTGACGATGGAGGCGGCCCTGGCGGAAGGACGTTTCGACGAATGGATGGGATTTTCGATCGAGCCGAATCTGGGATGGGAGCGGCCGGTTTTCCTTTGCGACTATCCGGCCGCATGCGGCTCCCTTGCCCGAAAGAGCCCATCGAATCCGGATGTGGTCGAGCGTTTCGAGCTCTACATCGCAGGCGTGGAGTTGTGCAACGCCTTTTCGGAGCTGTGCGACCCTGCCGAGCAGCGGAGGCGCTTTTTGGAAGAGCAGGCGGCCAGGCTGCGCCTCGGAAAAACGGTCTACCCGATGCCCGAGTCCTTTCTGAATGCCCTTTCGGCCATGCCGCCCGCAACCGGCAATGCCCTCGGCATCGACCGGCTGGCCATGCTGTTGGCGGATCGGACCACCATCGACGATGTCAGCGCATTTGTGCCGGAGGAAGCCTGA
- a CDS encoding LA2681 family HEPN domain-containing protein, which produces MEQTRGNATEQLIERIGVLADQALFKRRADMLNDAMKLAEVVDIRNLSQHQLAVYHYHLSNVWGNCFKLMPEDQRQKHSWELPEIEKQLIHNRLAVRALETATGALPVSAASAIYTNLANTLFEIGRFVEAIEYWDKSLELQPDFGMALANKGLGLMQYAHLQSDKNLSMILLIEARRMLRKALNQKIPLSARPLFKSHFNMLNSILRPRFRKSFLTSAVAPGKTHDMEAAFESWQMNNRLFLNPLNDLGNYLEAASDEAIRLSSTPDCTESGAGSLLQNYFHLLQREYACAKRLCFEALDPMSHTTSGREPDIEESAAFDDAGIEKLKIAFRTAYSLFDKIAFLVKIRFRLQIASYRVNFRTVWYREGKKSYGVEPTLLETDNWPLRGMYWMSKDLYGRRPDIRKGLSTDARCIDILRNHLEHQCVLVQTDAAREDETDFGNDGKRDIAGTYVIGKSALTGRTLRVLKMTRSALIGLSLADQWEKQRS; this is translated from the coding sequence ATGGAACAGACACGTGGAAACGCAACCGAGCAGCTCATCGAGCGAATCGGCGTTCTTGCAGATCAGGCGTTGTTCAAGCGAAGGGCCGATATGCTAAACGATGCCATGAAACTGGCGGAAGTGGTGGATATTCGAAACCTCAGCCAGCATCAACTGGCAGTTTACCATTATCATCTCTCCAATGTCTGGGGCAATTGCTTCAAACTGATGCCGGAAGATCAGCGGCAGAAGCATTCCTGGGAATTGCCGGAGATCGAAAAGCAGTTGATTCACAACCGGCTCGCCGTACGGGCACTGGAGACAGCCACAGGCGCGCTTCCGGTAAGTGCAGCCAGCGCCATCTATACCAATCTGGCCAACACCCTGTTTGAGATCGGCCGTTTCGTGGAAGCGATCGAGTACTGGGACAAGTCGCTTGAACTTCAGCCGGATTTCGGCATGGCCTTGGCGAATAAAGGCCTCGGTTTGATGCAATACGCCCACCTGCAGAGCGATAAAAACCTGTCCATGATCCTGCTGATCGAGGCCCGACGGATGCTTCGAAAGGCCTTGAACCAAAAGATTCCGCTTTCCGCCCGCCCACTGTTCAAGAGTCATTTCAACATGCTGAACAGCATCCTGCGCCCTCGTTTCCGTAAAAGCTTTCTGACGTCTGCGGTCGCACCTGGCAAAACCCACGACATGGAAGCCGCATTCGAATCCTGGCAGATGAACAATCGGCTTTTTCTAAATCCGCTGAACGATCTCGGCAATTATCTGGAAGCGGCCTCGGACGAGGCAATCCGGCTTTCTTCCACACCGGATTGCACGGAATCAGGAGCGGGATCATTGCTTCAGAATTACTTCCATCTATTGCAGCGGGAATATGCCTGCGCCAAACGCCTATGTTTCGAGGCGCTTGATCCGATGTCGCATACGACATCGGGACGGGAACCCGACATCGAAGAAAGCGCGGCGTTTGACGATGCCGGAATCGAAAAGCTGAAAATCGCGTTTCGCACCGCTTATTCCCTGTTTGACAAGATCGCCTTCCTGGTGAAAATCCGGTTTCGGCTGCAGATCGCCTCATACCGGGTGAATTTTCGAACGGTCTGGTACCGCGAAGGGAAAAAAAGCTATGGGGTGGAGCCCACCTTGCTGGAAACCGATAATTGGCCGCTTCGAGGCATGTACTGGATGAGCAAGGACCTGTACGGACGCCGTCCGGATATCCGAAAGGGGCTGTCGACGGATGCCCGATGCATCGATATCCTTCGAAACCATCTGGAGCATCAATGCGTACTGGTCCAAACAGATGCAGCCCGGGAGGACGAAACGGATTTTGGAAATGATGGCAAGCGAGATATAGCAGGGACTTATGTTATCGGGAAATCGGCTTTGACAGGCCGAACCCTGCGGGTGTTGAAAATGACCCGTTCGGCCCTGATCGGCCTGTCACTTGCAGATCAGTGGGAAAAACAGCGTTCATGA
- a CDS encoding DVU_1551 family NTP transferase, giving the protein MEIEAISVIVPAAGRSSRLGEFKPLRCIGAKTMLEHIISLYRSVGVENICVVVGHRADEVASLCNRMDVSVEINPNYANGMFSSIVKGLSGLSSRCSAFFVHPVDMPLVRRQTVLRLVEFFRMNSCAVCYPKFEERRGHPPLVSAHLLPAIKNWKGDDGLRGFFGEVENQSCDVEVVDRFTTEDIDTPQDLERALSSLKSYEIPSESECRAILKRAHVLPQVDRHCDAVARLAGKIAEALQSAGYDVCREAVIAAARLHDLARGKSAHARQGACMLRDMGFSRIADIVEVHMDFEPISGEALVTDAEVVYLADKCIVGDCFVGIERRFDETLRLRGVDPAARQAILQRKSQACRSQRRVEALLGYSLDRLEA; this is encoded by the coding sequence ATGGAGATCGAAGCAATTTCAGTCATCGTTCCCGCCGCCGGACGTTCTTCCCGGCTGGGTGAATTCAAACCGCTGCGATGCATCGGCGCGAAAACCATGCTGGAACATATCATTTCCCTGTATCGATCGGTCGGAGTGGAAAATATTTGCGTTGTGGTCGGTCACCGGGCTGATGAAGTGGCATCCCTATGCAACCGGATGGATGTTTCCGTTGAAATCAATCCGAACTATGCAAACGGCATGTTCTCCTCGATCGTAAAAGGTCTTTCCGGGCTGTCTTCCAGATGCAGCGCATTTTTCGTGCATCCCGTCGACATGCCTCTCGTGCGGCGGCAAACGGTGCTGAGGCTTGTTGAATTTTTCCGGATGAATTCGTGCGCGGTCTGTTACCCAAAATTCGAAGAACGTCGGGGACATCCACCGCTTGTGTCCGCACACCTGCTACCTGCGATCAAGAACTGGAAAGGGGATGATGGGCTTCGCGGTTTCTTCGGGGAAGTGGAAAACCAGTCCTGCGACGTGGAAGTCGTGGATCGATTTACCACCGAAGATATCGATACGCCACAGGATCTTGAGCGGGCGCTCAGTTCGTTGAAGTCCTATGAAATCCCTTCGGAGAGTGAATGCCGGGCAATTCTGAAACGGGCTCACGTCTTACCGCAGGTAGACAGGCACTGTGATGCCGTCGCACGATTGGCTGGGAAAATTGCCGAGGCACTGCAGTCGGCCGGTTATGATGTCTGTCGCGAAGCGGTGATCGCAGCAGCCCGTCTTCACGATCTGGCTCGGGGCAAATCCGCGCATGCCCGGCAGGGCGCTTGTATGCTGCGGGATATGGGGTTTTCGCGCATCGCCGATATTGTCGAGGTTCACATGGATTTTGAACCGATTTCCGGCGAGGCTTTGGTGACAGATGCCGAAGTGGTCTATCTTGCGGACAAATGCATTGTCGGCGACTGTTTCGTTGGAATCGAGCGGCGCTTCGATGAAACGTTGCGCCTTCGCGGCGTCGATCCGGCGGCTCGGCAGGCGATTTTGCAGCGGAAGTCGCAGGCTTGTCGGAGTCAACGGCGCGTCGAAGCATTGCTCGGATATTCCCTCGATCGATTGGAGGCATGA
- a CDS encoding IclR family transcriptional regulator domain-containing protein, which translates to MTSQMRPADPERRSRSSQKPLHFSPGMDGTFREHDRRHSMGHWDMETRTQSVKYRAPAVQRAFQMLKIVAESPAVYNLSDLARSLGWSKSTTHGLIQSLMTIGALEQCPQENTFVLGPAVADLAFQDWQSYRVGGAVKGILESLRDQIHETVFLGAMGRRRTLIVAVAESTKHLKLSAPPGTGIPLLAGALGKLYLSSLAPEAIERFLKENDLPRYTERSITERDRYLSEIERVCRDGYALDNEEYLAGVRAVAVSIGNRGGLPMALWVVGFAAALEMAHLVKMIDDIQKAARDIRQVVDRERKMLTVQSGEEPLFKGGAFALSYR; encoded by the coding sequence ATGACATCGCAAATGAGGCCTGCCGATCCGGAGAGACGTTCCCGGTCTTCGCAAAAGCCCTTGCATTTCTCTCCCGGCATGGATGGTACCTTTCGCGAGCATGATCGGAGGCATTCGATGGGGCATTGGGATATGGAAACCCGCACACAATCTGTCAAATATCGCGCACCGGCTGTCCAAAGGGCCTTTCAGATGCTGAAAATCGTAGCGGAATCTCCTGCGGTCTATAATTTGAGCGATCTTGCGCGAAGTCTCGGCTGGAGTAAGAGCACCACGCATGGATTGATCCAGTCTTTGATGACCATAGGCGCGCTGGAACAATGTCCGCAGGAAAATACGTTCGTTCTGGGCCCGGCCGTTGCCGATCTCGCCTTTCAGGACTGGCAGTCGTATCGGGTCGGCGGTGCAGTCAAAGGCATTTTGGAGTCGTTGCGGGACCAGATACACGAAACCGTGTTTCTGGGTGCGATGGGGCGGCGCCGGACGCTGATCGTGGCGGTGGCCGAATCGACGAAGCACCTGAAATTGAGTGCACCACCCGGAACCGGCATCCCATTGCTGGCCGGCGCCCTGGGGAAATTGTATCTTTCATCTCTTGCACCGGAGGCAATTGAACGATTTCTGAAGGAAAACGATCTTCCCCGCTACACGGAGCGGTCCATCACGGAAAGAGATCGCTATCTATCGGAAATCGAGCGGGTTTGTCGGGATGGCTATGCGTTGGATAATGAAGAGTATCTGGCGGGAGTCCGGGCCGTCGCCGTTTCCATCGGCAATCGGGGTGGATTGCCGATGGCACTCTGGGTGGTGGGATTCGCTGCTGCACTCGAAATGGCGCATCTCGTGAAGATGATCGATGACATTCAGAAAGCTGCACGGGATATTCGGCAGGTTGTCGACCGGGAAAGGAAGATGCTTACCGTTCAATCGGGTGAAGAACCGTTGTTCAAAGGCGGCGCTTTCGCCCTTTCGTACCGGTAA
- a CDS encoding histidine phosphatase family protein gives MSDLFGTLFLARHGAVEAAKEKRFLGQMDAPLSPEGFDQARRLAHCLESIALTQIWSSDLRRAAQTADIICQERRIDLKTASSLREINLGKWEGAGMEDTRLKYPELWEARGREIDTFRPPEGESFTDLQLRVVPGILRIVGSVSGNILIVTHAGVIRVLLCHILQIPLRFLFRFHLDYCGVTLIQDVETIPRILAINRIPNGSFVPH, from the coding sequence GTGTCTGACCTATTCGGAACCCTCTTTCTGGCTCGGCACGGGGCTGTTGAGGCTGCGAAAGAAAAGCGTTTTCTCGGTCAGATGGATGCGCCGCTCTCACCGGAAGGATTCGATCAAGCCAGACGGTTGGCGCACTGTCTCGAAAGCATCGCTCTGACGCAAATCTGGAGCAGCGATCTGCGGCGCGCGGCCCAGACCGCAGACATCATCTGCCAGGAGCGCCGTATCGATTTGAAAACGGCTTCTTCCCTTCGGGAAATCAATCTGGGGAAATGGGAAGGCGCGGGCATGGAAGATACCCGGCTCAAATATCCCGAGCTCTGGGAAGCCCGCGGAAGGGAAATCGATACATTTCGTCCTCCCGAAGGCGAAAGTTTCACCGATCTGCAACTGCGGGTTGTTCCCGGTATTCTCCGGATCGTCGGATCGGTTTCTGGAAACATCCTGATTGTCACCCACGCAGGTGTCATACGGGTGCTGCTTTGCCACATCCTGCAAATACCGCTTCGGTTCCTCTTCCGGTTCCATCTGGACTATTGTGGTGTGACACTGATTCAGGACGTCGAAACCATACCCCGGATTCTGGCGATCAATCGAATTCCCAACGGGTCATTTGTTCCCCATTGA
- a CDS encoding FAD binding domain-containing protein produces MRLPKFEFHAPETLKEAFGILAQYTTRTRVLAGGTDLLVNMKKRVLTPDHLVSISRIPELTTIEVSDDGMRIGACSTVADLCRSEAIRNTFPALAEGARNLGTPLIRNLATIGGNLGSARPAADLPPSLMVYGAQVVLKNLAGERKLPLDRFFIGPGLTEIQPDEILTGILVPAPPKRSGAWYINLGVRKGQDCNLVNAASWICLEADGRIRDVRIVLGCVGPVPLRAKSAEQRLIGSRPDGSVFSVAAEHAQRDCSPIDDFRASADYKRAMAGVLVRRTLEAAYRQAAQDGNKGENA; encoded by the coding sequence ATGCGCTTGCCCAAATTCGAATTTCACGCACCCGAAACCCTGAAGGAGGCTTTCGGCATCCTGGCGCAGTACACCACCCGAACCAGGGTTCTGGCCGGCGGAACCGATCTGCTGGTCAACATGAAGAAACGGGTTCTGACCCCCGATCACCTCGTCTCCATCTCCCGGATACCGGAGCTGACGACAATTGAGGTTTCGGATGACGGCATGCGGATCGGCGCCTGTTCCACCGTAGCCGACCTGTGTCGATCCGAAGCCATTCGGAATACATTCCCCGCTCTGGCCGAAGGCGCGCGAAACCTGGGAACGCCCCTGATTCGAAACCTCGCGACGATCGGCGGCAATCTGGGATCGGCCAGACCGGCTGCGGATCTACCCCCATCACTGATGGTTTACGGAGCGCAAGTCGTTTTGAAGAACCTTGCCGGTGAACGCAAATTGCCTTTGGACCGGTTTTTTATCGGACCAGGACTCACCGAAATCCAACCCGACGAAATATTGACCGGAATTTTGGTTCCTGCTCCGCCGAAACGATCGGGTGCCTGGTATATCAATCTCGGGGTCCGGAAAGGGCAGGACTGCAATCTGGTGAACGCCGCATCCTGGATCTGTCTGGAAGCCGATGGACGCATTCGCGACGTTCGCATCGTCCTGGGGTGCGTTGGCCCGGTTCCTCTTCGGGCAAAAAGCGCAGAACAACGATTGATCGGTTCCCGACCGGACGGCAGTGTATTTTCCGTCGCCGCCGAGCATGCCCAGCGGGACTGCTCTCCCATCGACGATTTCAGGGCCTCTGCCGATTATAAACGGGCCATGGCCGGCGTGCTGGTTCGAAGAACGCTCGAAGCGGCATATCGGCAAGCCGCCCAGGACGGAAACAAAGGAGAAAACGCATGA
- a CDS encoding (2Fe-2S)-binding protein, with protein MKRLIRLTINDRFFEVAVEPNQTLVDLLRYQLGMTGTKKGCELGDCGSCTVILDGKAVNSCLVLAMQADGRTIQTIEGLETENGLHPVQKAFVEKGAIQCGFCSSGMILSAKALLDENPNPDDLQIRSALSGNLCRCTGYQKIIEAVKSAAQSENTRCTCQRSTGSGENP; from the coding sequence ATGAAACGACTCATTCGATTGACCATCAACGATCGATTTTTTGAAGTTGCCGTCGAACCCAATCAGACGCTGGTCGATCTTCTCCGGTACCAATTGGGAATGACCGGAACCAAGAAAGGTTGTGAATTGGGCGACTGCGGTTCCTGCACCGTCATTCTGGATGGTAAGGCTGTCAATTCCTGTCTGGTGCTCGCCATGCAGGCCGATGGTCGAACCATTCAGACCATCGAAGGACTGGAAACCGAAAACGGGCTTCATCCCGTTCAGAAGGCCTTTGTGGAAAAAGGCGCCATCCAGTGTGGCTTTTGTTCTTCCGGGATGATCCTTTCCGCCAAAGCCCTTCTGGATGAAAACCCCAATCCGGACGATCTGCAAATCCGCAGCGCCCTGTCCGGAAATCTGTGCCGATGCACCGGGTATCAGAAAATCATCGAGGCGGTCAAATCCGCCGCCCAATCCGAAAACACGCGCTGCACGTGCCAGCGTTCCACCGGATCAGGAGAAAACCCATGA